In Phocoena phocoena chromosome 3, mPhoPho1.1, whole genome shotgun sequence, the DNA window ATCTCACATAAATATCGTATTTATTACATTACTTGCAgattgtatgcatgtgtgtgtgtgtattattacTTGGAAGGGTGGCTAATGTTGCAGTTAAAATATTGGTAGACTGAAGATTGAATTCACATTTCAAGCTTCACAACTTCATAACCTCCTTCACGCTGAGATCTTTGCCTAGAACACTCCTATTCTGCCTTGCTTATCTCCTTCGTGCTCTGTGAGGCTTTGCTCAtgtcttcccttcccttcaccaGCTGTGAGCTGGTGTCTCTTTTCCTCGCTCCCACTGTTCCCTGTGCATAACGGTGTCTTTCTTAGCTCCTACTGTCTTGATCTGAAAAGATCTGTGGGTACAACCTCTTCACTAGGCTTTAGGTGCTGCAAGGGAGTTTGTTCACTATTGCATCCCCattgcttagcataatgcctggcacaatGTCAGTGTCCAGTCAGTATTGACAATATTGTTCTTCGAATGTCCAATTGGTATTGCAGTAAAtaaatcttcttttatttatttatgtatttatttatttttttgcggtacacggacctctcactgttgtggcctctcccgttgcggagcacaggctccggacgcgcaggctcagcggccatggctcacgggcccagccgctccgcggcatgtgggatcttcccggaccggggcacgaacccgcgtcccctgcatcggcaggcggactctcaaccactgcgccaccagggaagcccaataaatctTCTTTTAAACTGCCTCATGCAAAGTTCATCCTCTGTGCTTGAAAAAGTTCCAGTacaacataaaagggaaaatttccGTTACTTTATCATCTTGTCTGTCTAATTCAGCATTTCCCATTTTGGTATTCCGCAGAGTTGTCCTCTGAGAGATGCTGTTAAATAAGGGTTCCGTGATGGAGACTTGTCATTCAGCCTAGCGAGACAGCTAGTATGGTGACTTTAGCACACAGGTGATGGAGGCAAACTGCCAGCCACACGGGGGAGTGAGTACCTCACCACTCAGCCTTCCTGCCCTCCTCTGTAAGAAAGGATGAATAGAGTCCTCTCCTATCAAGCTGTGGTCAGGATTTACCGAGTAGCACACAAAGGCTTTAAATACATAGTAGTGCTCAGAAAATGCTGGCGACTGTTATTAAATGAAGTGAAACAGTTGttctttcatgttttgttttgttttgttttgtttgcttgctgtAGGACTGCTCATAGCTTTTAGTATGCTGAGTGCCTATGAGTCTCCAGGTAAGCAGTACTTTCCAAATTTACTTGATGAAACTTCTACTAGAAAATTCCAGAAGTAGTACACTTTGGAATATACTTTAGGAAATCCTGTCTtatcaatttaaaagaatattagcATATTCTGAACAAAAATTGGGACACTGGTTTGACATGTGTAGATGTAACCTGGGGCACTGGGACATAGTACTTGGAACAAGGACTGTTCTAAcatacaagcaaataaataaagaccTATGcattactacattttaaaatatttctttttaaaaattttaaagtgcaaaTAAAATGACTTATTTATTCTAAAGTGAGGACTGCCTGAAGATTACACAcagaattaaacttttaaaagttataaaaatttgggcttccctggtggcgtagtggttgagagtccacctgccgatgggggggggggacacgggttcgtgccccggtccgggaagatcccacgtgtcatggagcggctgggcctgtgagccatggccactaagcctgcgcatctggagcctgtgctcagcaacgggagaggccacaacagtgagaggcccgcgtaccgcaaaaaaaaaaagttataaaaattaaaaggtaaaatgcACACTCTTTTAGGTATTGTAGTAGGTTGAATGGTGACCCCCCCACCAAGCCCCTAAAAGAGCCATCCAAATCCTAATTCTTGGAAGCTGTGAAcaggaccttatttggaagtagggtctttgcaggtaTAATTAAATGAAGGGTCTGTGaaaagatcatcctggattatctgggtggtcCTACATCCAATGACAGTGACCTTATAAGAGATACATAGAGGAAAAGACAAGAGGAGAAGCCATGAGACAATGGAGCAGAGATGGGGGTGATGTGTCTACAAGATGAGGAACACCGGGGATCGCCAGGAagcaccagaagctgggagagaggcctggatgGATTCTCCCCTGGGGTGTCCAGAAGTaccgcccctgcccaccccttgattttggacttctggcctccataatatgagagaataaatttctgatgtttaaaagaaacaaaaatgaagtgGAGACTGCAAATATTGCTCAAATAAAAACACCACCTAGGCTTTATGCATCATTTTCTGATATAGTTGGAGAATTATTACTGGGTAAAGATGAAGGGCTGGACTTCCTTACTCAAAAACTCGTGCAATTTATCTTAATTCTTGTGCATCTGATGAGAACTTCCTCTAGAGCCAGGAAACTTTGCAAGTATGAAATGATCTGAAAGGAGGGAGTAAAGAAGGAAGTAACTGACCTACGTGAAAAAGAGGAACAAGTTCTAAACAAAAGcgggtttaaaacaacaaaaagaacaaaagaaagttcGGCATACCAATCTCAAGGTAAGTAAGACCTGCTTTAAGGTGTTTgtgtgaaatgaaaactataacaaactagttcattttaaataatcaatGGCTTTTTATCTTATCAAACACAGTTTGTAGAATTAGGTGGCCATACGTTGAAAAACCACTTTACAAATTGAGAGTGAGGTTAATGTTTCTTTACTAGTATAGAGCCTCACAAGGATAAGAGTATGCTTTGTTGTTGCCTTGGTTTCAAACAGAAGGGCAGTATCTGACTAAAAATTTCAGAAGTTTGTCAACAATTTGTGATCTTAAGACAAATAGTTGTTAGGTAACCTGTTGGAATTGTCTTCCAAAACAGAAGCAGTCTTCTTTCAAATTGGGCAAAGTGAAACCTATAAGTTATATTTGAAGGCCTCTTGTTTAACATATGTATCCCATTCTAGTAGGTCTTTATTCATGTCTTGCAGGGTTTTTCCTATTGTTATTTTGAAGAAAGAGGACAGATGcatttattttcctgtaaaaTATCTCCTTGTCTTTATCTCAGAGAACACTACTTTGACAAACAGCTTTAATATTGGGAatgtagggcttctctggtggcgcagtggttgagagtccgcctgccgatgcaggggacgcgggtttgtgccccggtccgggaggatcccacatgccgcggagcggctgggcccgtgagccatggccgctgagcctgcgcgtccggagcctgtgctccgcaacgggagaggccacaacagtgagaggcccgcgtaccgcaaaaaaaaaaaaaaaatatatatatatatatatatatattggaaatGTACTGGAATGTCTACATAGAAGAACATagatggttaaaaataaattctcctcTCGAAAATCCAGAGAACAATTTCTTACCTTATCCTCAGAGGACAATAGTTAGCCTTCCTCACTGCTGTTGCAATCCCGGCAGCTTTAAAAAAACTGATTAATTTCAATCAATATGTGAAATTTAGTTCAAATATGCTggcaaatatttacttaaatgaGTAATCATTTATACCATGAAATATCTTACATATGGTCAGTTCTCAACTGCTGCAAAAAAAGGAAGTGGGCTCCGAATGGTTAAAGTCACTTGCCAAACCTTTGCctttgaacacaagcactgtgtCTGGGCTTTTAAAGGAGGGAACCTACAAAAGTTCCAAAGAGAGTAAAAGATGTTGCAGTCTGGGGTGTCTGTCCCTATAGTTTTATCAAATAAATGTTATGAGTTAACTGTATCTCctatttaatttcatattttatgtgAAATGCCAATTGAAAATTTGCATATTGACGTATTCTAACCTTGAACAAATTTAGAAAAGTTCACTGTTGTACATGAGTTCCTACTGAGAGCAGGGCACAGTTTCATGGGGTTTCTTTGTTCCTGTTTATCATGACTATTTTTATCCTAATGCAGGTTGCTCCCTTCATTAACACATATTTAACAAGCTAGCTATTCTGTGTCTAGTATTGCTGTTGgtaatataaagatgaataagatatgaTTCCGAACACTCAAGAACCTCAGAGCTAATCATCTATAAAAATTTAGCGATGGATGTGCTTGATAGACATTCATAGAAATGTGGGTAGGAAtaatatttgggggaaatttttacTTGAATCCAGATTTAATCACTTCTTAGTCATTAaagaagttacttaacttttttaATCCTCTCTTTTCTCAcgtataaaatgggcataacagtAGTATCTATTTAACATGACAGCTGTGCAtggtaggattaaatgagataatccatgtaaaagTGTTTAGAAGCTGACcccaaataactaaatattaCTGATGATGACATTCAGTGGATCATGACAATCATCTCATAAGCACTATGAAATTggatgactgtagttaacaatactgtattatttatttggaagttgctaagagagtagatagtaaagttctcattacaagaaaaaaaattgtaactgagCTGATGCATATTAACTAAATTTAGTGTTTTGGTCAAttcacaatatacacatatatcaaatcatcatgttgtacaccgtAAACTGATACAGTggtatatatcaattatatctcaataaaactggaagaaaacaacaataatgaaaacaatattgGATATAAGTATTTCTGTCACTAGGCTAAAAACATACagtaataatattttgttgataaaATCATAATAGAACACTCAGCCGAGTTGAAcacttccatttttctctcttctttgccaTTTTAAAGCATCAACATGTAGCACTCTAAAATTATCTTAATTAAGTGGAAGTTATTTGCTGGAAGTTGTGAGAAGAGTAGTGATAGGAAgtctttcaaattttgttttaaatattttgtttttaggtattttgtgTTACATCAaagagctcttttctttttttaagtatacaCCGTACCTTCTAGAAGACATGTCTTGAGTTTTAAACTGTGAACTTAAACAGTTAGATGCTTAGATTTGGAGTCCTatgtttatttaatcatttattcaataaatattgactgagTGCCTTTTTTGTGCTAGGTGTTACGCTTTTCTCTAGGAGTATTCAGAGGAAAAGACCTGATCCCTTGTCCACCATTTAACCAGATAGGAAGACAAACAATTTCCTGTAATTTAGATTGCCATGCTATAATAGAGAACTGACTCATTAATATGGGGATACAGAGGAATGTGTGATTAAGGAAAAGACATGGTCCCAGATCATTACAAAGAGGGACAGGCAAGGTTTCACCGAGGAGGTGATAGGTAATGGAAATGATTGCACATCTATACTCTTATCTCTTTGCTCCTATTGTGTTTGAagcattatctttctttttttttttttttttttttttcttagaagcaattttattttatttatttatttttttttaaacatctttattggggtataattgctttacaatggtgtgttagtttctgctttacaacaaagtgaatcagctatacatatacatatgttcccatatgtcttccctcttgcgtctccctccctcccactctccccatcccacccttccaggctgtcacaaagcaccgagctaatatccctgtgccttgcggctgtgAAGCATTATCTTTCTCTTGAAAATTATTAGCCTTATGGTCAAAAACCTTGTTGAAATCTAAGTGATAAAACCACTCAGGCTTCAGCAGAGACAGGTTCTTTTAActctccccccaccacacacacagacacacacacacacacacacacacacacacacaacagctcgtactatattttatattaaaacaaaaaatcactaAATGCAACAACTAGTACTGTATTCTACCCTGAAGGAAGAGCTCACTAAATGCTGGTGCTTAATGTAGTGGTAGAAATTGGCAGATTTTTTCTATGCTATGTAATAAATAcgcatttaaaatgtttctaatttaCAGCAGGCACGTGGATGGCAGATCGTTCAACCTTCCCTTCTTTGAGTTTTCTGCTCTGCTATTAGTTTCCACTCATTTGTGCTTCATTTTGTGATTCATTGATAAAAAAGGAAGCGGAGTTGAATGAAATCCCCCCGACACGGTGCAATTATACAACAATTGTATAATCATCAGCTACAACGAGAGCCAGCTTCCAAAATCAAGTTTACTCACCTCTCCTCTATGTACACCAGGACTTTGCCATGATGTTCTTTCATATCTGAAACAGAAATGCCTAAAAGAACTTCCAAAATTACTTTCAGACCATATCCTACAAAGAATTACAGTGGACTGTACCTGTGAATTCATTAAGGGCTACACCATACTACGAAACAATACTGTGCAGAAATGCTGAAAAGCTGTGGAAATACTTCAGTGGCCGTTTCCATAGGAATTTCCCTTCTTTTACTGTTGGTGATCTGTGGAATTGGGTGTGTTTGGCACTGGAAACAGCATAATACAAGGCAATTTACCTTACCAAAGTGtttgcaaaggagaaaaaagagaaaaggccaaAGTAAAAGAGTCTCCTTGAGCTCCCAGGTTATCAGCCCAAGGTATAAAATCTCAGTTCAAACCCAAGACCACAGCTCTGCTGGGAAGGACACTAACACACATGGCAACTATGAAAATGTGGAAGTGTGTCCTCCACAAgctaaagaagaaagagacaaggGAGTATATGAAAACACTTGGCAGACCAATTTCAAGGAACACATCTATGGAAATGAGACACCACTTGACTCTTATACCTTCCAGAAGCCTGGTACTTCTGAAGAACCTCAAGATGAAGACATATATATTCTTCCGGATTCTTATTAACTTTTCAAAATGTGGGTTTAGTCATTGGaggataaatatttgctggaacTTTTATTGTACTGATAACATTATTGATCAAGTTCTTCTGTTCAAACTTAATGATCTCTGTTTTATCTCCACACTTCCGAATCCTCTCTGCATGTATCACTGTGGATTACTTCTAGATATCCTCTCCACCCTCCTTGCCCTGGATTAATTCTGCATTATGTTTTACTGATTCTTCCTTCTGAACATTACTcgttatatttttcttccttttctatctcCACCATCTTTCCTGGCTCAGGATCGTTGTCACAGCCTGCTAACTAGTCTTTCTGGCTCTAGTTTCTACATAATCAGTGAAGCTGCATCAATCCCCATGATGTTGCCAGATTCATCTGCAAAAAATATTCCCAATGGCCTTTACATCACTCCTTTGCACATAACCTCTTAATGTCGCCTCTTTGTAAAAGACATACTACGCATACTTCTAGCTCCAGAATTCATGATTTTACACAGTTGGTTCAAATTCACTTTTCCAGTGACTTCTACTAATCTCTCACTTCGTTTTcatcagaatcatctgaaaaGCTGCCgaacccatccctcccccacagctTTGCTTGTCCACCCCCTCTTAAGCCTGCCTCAGATCATAACTTCTTCCACAAGTCTCTTGAATCATTCCAAACCTACATTTGCCTTTTTACTTTTCCTGATCTCCTATAGATTTGGCTGCCTGTTCAATTCTTTGGGCGTTTAAACATATGAATGTTTGCAAtggcattttattatttagtgTCATACGAGGATGTCTTAAATTCCCTACTAAATAGTCAGGAACTGTCTCATATTCGTATTTTAGCTCCAATACTTAGACCACCATGTGAGGCACTCAATATTATTCAGTTGACGAGAATTAAACTGTATATTTTACTAAGTCCTTTTGAAAACAATCTAATAAATTCATCCATCcaaggaatatttattgagtaccttctaTTTACTTCTTACTGTGCTGTACACAGGGAGGGGttaaaatagtgaaaagaaaGACATGGGTCCTGAACATGTTCTGTCTAGTACGAaagaaaagacaacaaacaaacaaatactatGCTATTTGTTAAGCTGTCTCTAAACCCATCCTTGGATATGCTGCTCTAAGTTGCTCAGGTTGGAACTCTGCAAACTATCAATACCTTTTTCCTTTGCCAGGGGTATCCACGTTAGGATCTGTCGATAGCGGGTGGTGAGGAAGAATGGTAGGCAACAAACAGGAAGGAAAAGCGGCCTTGCTTGTTCTCGTTCTCCTTGCTGTTCTGAGAAGGTACTGTTGTCATTTAACTTACTCCAGCATCACTGGTGGTTCGCAGTTTCTAATTCTTCCAGCAATCCCAGAACCAGCTTCTTTGCACCTTGTCAGAGTTGCCGGCACCAGCCAAGCAGCACCCTTTCCTTGGTGTCTGAGAACCAGCCCCTCAGGCCCTCCTCCAAGCTCCTGAGGGACCGGCAGGAAGCAAATGGCACCTTGAGCTCTGGGTCCCAGCCCTGCACGACACCTCCTCCTAGTTTCTGATGATCCCCAGCCTTAGGTATGGTGGCTATTTCCTGCATTTCCTATCTCTCTGGTACCTCAGTGtcctctttttgtcttttcatctggatgcgcaggctccggacgcgcaggctcaacggccatggctcacgggcccagcagctccgcagcatgtgggatcttcccggaccgggcacgaacccgtgtcccctgcatcggcaggcagactctcaaccactgcgccaccagggaagcccaaaagctttctgtttttgagaaCGATGGCATTCGTTCAGTAGGGAAGAGgatttgaattttaataaaatggccGAAGGAGGCCTCTCTAAAGGCACActtaagctgagacctgagggTGAAAGGGGTTATGTAAATGTGGTGATGGGCAAGAAAGGAGCCAGCATATGGAAAGAATCTGAGGCATGAAAGAATGTATGGTGCTCTGGGAACTTAAAGAAAGCCATGGTAGCTGGAGCTTGGTGAGGGAGGGCTGAAGTGACACCTGATGTGTTGGCAAAGGGGGAAAGAGTAGACACAGTGCAGCTTCTCGTAGGTCTTGGTAGGTGGCTTGGACTCTGACGTGGGTgcaagtggaatctaaaaaatgattttaagcagaggagtgacagcATTACATTTTTAGAAGAGCTACCAGGTTGAGAAATAACTGGAAAGGGTCAAGATGGAAGTGCTTAAGACAGTAAAGAATATTGTTCAGTACCTCACTACTCAAGGTACCTGGCAAGGTTTGAAATGGCTCCTATTCACTTTCTAGAGGAGAAAAGGATTTATGTTGATCTCAAGCATTTATGTTGGTCCCGGACCACATGGTCATTTTGAAGTCCCAAACAGTAAGTTTTTTGCTAGAGTAATCTATACCCATGCCTACCTAGTACTCAATCATAGGAGCTGAAAATTACCTGCCAGAAACACCACCAGAGAGTATCTCTGTCTTGGTAGGATGGTGGGAATCAGGCTGGAACGAAGAGGGGGTTTAATCCAGAACAGCTGAAGTGGTATTATCTAAAGGAATCACGAGACTCCCTGTGCAGGTGAGTAGCCACAGGTGGGCACTGGAGGAGCCGCCTTAACAGTCTTGTCTGAGCACTCATCGGGAGGTGATAAAGCAAGGTTTCTCAGTGAGCTAAGCAAGGGCCCATTTGCTGTGAGATCAATAGTGGGTTGGGGTATATTACTCTGCCCTCTTATTGGGGTatattattattacctttatGATGAAGTGTTAAGTCAGACTGAAGTGAAATGTTGCAAGTTGCAGGCGTGAGCGCCGGGGCAAGGAGCCCGGTGCTCGTTGTTGCTGGATGTTGGCCATGAAACCCTGCAGAGACTAGCTACGAGTCACGGGGTGTGAACATGCCGACATTTCTGTGAGTACCTCGTAAAGCCGCGCTCATTATATTTGACGCTACTGGGTCtttttccccacccccaacttccttcctcttttaatTGTGGTACATGTGGTTACATTTGCTAATAATCTAACTCAAATGCAAACTGCTATTTTCAGCCAATGTAAGCAATCTTTTTATCTCTCAAGGACGATTTTCACTTTTGAGATTTTAAGAAGGTACAGAAATATTGTAAAGGATGCAGATGGAAGATAGAAATTTGAAAGGGGAGGTGGGGACGAAGGTAGAGAAGAGGAGGAGCAGAAGAGTGGGGGAaatgagagaaggagagagagaaacgaGAATAGGAAATAGGAGCGGGACGGAGAATGGAGGGCATGTATGGTAAAAAGAGAAGTTGAATGACAATTTCCTTTACCCCCTCTGTTgtttccccccaacacacacacacacaagaattgctagtaaggggcttccctggtagtgcagtggttgagagtccgcctgccgatgcagggacacgggttcgtgccctggtctggcaggatcccacatgccgcggagcggctgggcccttgagccatggccgctgagcctgcgcgtccggagcctgtgctctgcagcgggagaggccacaacagtgagaggcccgcgtaccgtaaaaaaaaaaaaaaaaaaaaaaaaagaattgctagtAAGGTAAGTAGAtataaaaaggaggaagaagtcGTCTGCCTTTACTGCCTTTCTAACCTTGTTGAATGTAGATAACAATTGGCTACTGGTAAACATATCGGTAATTGCGCCCGTCCTTGTCATGGAAGTATACTTATGTGACCACTAGCCTTCTTGCTGGTCCTCAGACTTGCCTGAATTCATGGACATTACATTATCTCAGCCCTGActgctcttcctccagatatTCACACTGTGAACTCCTCATTTCATTGAACTCTCTGATCAAAGGACACCTACTCAGAGCTGACTCCCCGATCTGAAGTGGCCCCCTACTGTGAATCTCAGACCCTTTTCCTTGCTTTAATTGCCTTCATAGACTTATCACTACCTGACAAGTGTTCTTGTATGTTTATAATCTGCTCTCTTTacctagaatgtaagttccatgagggcagaaacATTTTCTGTCTTACTCCCTGCTTGATCACCAGTACTCGCTTATAGGATATGCTCAATTATGTTTGCCGATCAAATCATTAAGGTGTTTTCTTGAAGACTAACATTTTTAGTGAAATTGCTGAAATACTTCGGAAAATAACAAAATGGGAAAACTTACAAGTATTATTTTGAACATCACTAATATGCAAGGATATATTAAGCCAGATTTTAATAGAAATTCAGTGCCATGAGACTTCTTTGCTGTCTCAGTACAAGTGAGCTTTGTGCCACATCAGTAGAAGGAGCAGAGCAAATGTGGCACTTGGGCCAGTGGGGAGACTGGACATTGGGTTccatggaggaaagggaagagaggggaaagaTGACCCtagttccacattttttttttgcagtacacgggcccctcactgttgtggcctctcccgttgcggagcacaggctccagatgcgcaggctcagcggccatggctcacgggcccagccgctctgcggcatgtgggatcttcccagaccggggcacgaacccgtgtcccctgcatcagcaggcagactctcaaccactgcgccaccagggaagccctatttccacATTTTAAACTGCTCTTCTAAGCCACAATAACCAGCTGGTTTTTTACGATTCAGGGAGTTACAAACTCCATCATCCCCTTTTAGTGCTTATATTGTGTTATCACTTTGCAGCATGGTATTCTtgttccctctctcccctccttagCTCTTTTGCAAGTTCCTTTCCTTTTGTACACCCATTCAGCACAGTGGTGCTCCATGAGGCTTTCCTTAGCTCCCAGCTTCTTCTCACACTTCTTCCCCAGGTGACATAGACATTTATGCCTGAACTCTCCTGCCCCCAATGTCCTTTGGAAGCATTTGACTCACATAGCTCACCATCTAATGCTTATTTCTATGCAGTATTATAATCCTTCAGACATCTGAAATTCAGCATGGGCCGGACTGATGGCTAGAGGTCAAGGTGTGGGTGTCactcagaaatagaaatgaaattaatGATGGGATCAGAGAAGGCTCAGAGATAAAGGGAGGATATCCACTGCATGGAATGCTTGCTAATAATTTCAGAAGCTGACAGTTCAGAATGTCGCAGTGTCAGAAACTTCAGCCTCAAAGTATCATGGTGTCAGTGTACCATGTACTGAGTAGCTGCCTCTTCAACATTAGTGCCTGGCTCAAGATTTGTCCCCGTGATCCCCAGTCACTGAATTCAGGTGGTGTCACATTTAGCAAACAGTGTGTCTGTCCTTCTCTTCCCCTGACTGCTGACTGATGAGCTCTGAAACATAAGACTCTGTGTATAGTAGCAAGAAGGGGTCCAGGGCTTGCTAGGCCTCAGGCTAGTGGACTTGTCTGATGACTAGAGGTGTATGGCTCAGTAGTGCtacttatttcatttacttcaacatttttgtttgttccttatttttaaatcattttaggaTGACTGCATTGAGCTGACCTAAAATTCAGTGgttgaaaaaaagacaaagaccaCAGACCAGGGATTTTAGAATTTGTCCACTTTAAGTGACTGGTTATCTACTGAAATCCCTGTGAAGGATAGGAAAATTGCAAATACATCTTGAATAAAAGCACCTTCTGGTAGATGCTTACAGTTGGATAGACAGGAAGTTGCAGAACACCAAAGTCATGAAATTTATAACAAGGGACTCTCATGATCTAGTAGGATAAAGTGATTTCAgtcatgcaacaaatatttgtgaagtgCCTGTGATGTATCAAACACTGAAGGAGCACTGCAAATTCAGCAGTGGGGTTAGTGGATGGAGGGTGTAGAGACAGACCCTGCCTCTGCATTCGGTGGGCTTACACAGCTTTAAGGAGTTCTGATACTTCTACAGGCTATTAGAATGTATTGAGATAATGGTGTAACAGGGAAGCACGTGGTGTAATGGAAGACTCTCCAGGCTTGGGGT includes these proteins:
- the GAPT gene encoding protein GAPT, which codes for MLKSCGNTSVAVSIGISLLLLLVICGIGCVWHWKQHNTRQFTLPKCLQRRKKRKGQSKRVSLSSQVISPRYKISVQTQDHSSAGKDTNTHGNYENVEVCPPQAKEERDKGVYENTWQTNFKEHIYGNETPLDSYTFQKPGTSEEPQDEDIYILPDSY